From Toxorhynchites rutilus septentrionalis strain SRP chromosome 2, ASM2978413v1, whole genome shotgun sequence, a single genomic window includes:
- the LOC129770130 gene encoding knirps-related protein: MNQQCKVCGEPAAGFHFGAFTCEGCKSFFGRSYNNLSSISECKNNGECIINKKNRTACKACRLRKCLMVGMSKSGSRYGRRSNWFKIHCLLQEQQQAAQQQASNNQKAGQPPMHGMFGPPSAYPHGIYSRPPCTKEELMLLGLEEYAKHPSASPSVSSPDSHNSDSSNEINDRRNALLRQGKLHEQPPMNKELFLPLPFGGLPLMPPPGFLPPSHLMFPGFHPALYPHHQGLLKPADSPILSSSPLANNNSRFTPNHNTSNNNNTNNSAPHAETKSPDSFAKRFYLDTVLDSQRCPSNETTGSAKEEPEPEEVAPVTMTPPRSPTVAPQQDNPIDLSMKTGSSCSSEDHRTSVSCADSDEEQLVVVSNDRDSPCSASALHHKYTNNNSLPNNNHNNHHPQHHHNHHHHHNHRHSSQHASHHRQRHSGKSSSAHGSGSDSEMEDPETEYAREVKRMRLQGTTPLDLTTKV, from the exons ATGAATCAACAGTGTAAAGTTTGCGGGGAACCGGCGGCGGGTTTCCACTTCGGTGCGTTCACCTGCGAAGGATGTAAG TCCTTCTTCGGCCGATCTTACAACAACCTCTCATCGATCTCCGAGTGCAAGAATAACGGTGAATGTATTATCAACAAAAAGAACCGAACGGCGTGCAAGGCGTGCCGGCTGCGCAAGTGCCTTATGGTTGGCATGTCCAAGAGTGGCTCCCGCTACGGACGGCGCTCGAATTGGTTCAAGATTCACTGTCTGCTGCAGGAGCAACAGCAAGCCGCCCAGCAGCAGGCCTCCAACAATCAGAAGGCCGGTCAGCCCCCGATGCACGGAATGTTCGGTCCACCGAGTGCGTATCCCCACGGAATATATTCCCGGCCGCCGTGCACCAAGGAAGAACTGATGCTACTAGGGCTGGAAGAATATGCCAAACATCCATCGGCTTCGCCCTCTGTCAGCTCTCCCGACAGCCACAACTCGGACAGCTCGAACGAGATTAACGATCGCCGAAATGCACTGCTGCGCCAGGGAAAACTTCACGAGCAACCTCCGATGAACAAAGAACTGTTTTTACCTCTTCCATTCGGGGGTCTGCCGCTGATGCCTCCACCCGGGTTCCTTCCACCGTCCCACCTAATGTTTCCGGGCTTCCATCCGGCGCTATATCCTCACCACCAAGGCCTCCTAAAACCCGCCGACTCGCCAATCCTCAGCAGTTCGCCACTTGCCAACAACAACAGTCGCTTCACACCAAATCACAACACtagtaacaacaacaacaccaacAACAGCGCCCCCCACGCGGAAACCAAATCACCGGACTCGTTCGCGAAACGTTTCTATCTGGACACGGTCCTCGATTCCCAGCGATGCCCCAGCAACGAAACGACCGGCAGCGCGAAAGAGGAACCCGAGCCGGAGGAAGTGGCTCCCGTAACGATGACTCCTCCCCGGTCACCCACGGTGGCGCCCCAGCAGGACAATCCTATCGATTTGAGCATGAAAACCGGCAGCAGCTGCTCCTCCGAGGATCACCGGACATCCGTCTCGTGTGCGGACAGCGACGAGGAACAGCTGGTGGTCGTCTCCAACGATCGTGACTCCCCGTGTTCCGCTTCCGCATTGCACCACAAATacaccaacaacaacagccTGCCGAACAACAACCACAACAATCACCATCCCCAGCACCATCACAACCACCACCATCATCATAATCACCGTCACAGCAGCCAGCATGCGTCCCACCACCGCCAGCGGCATTCGGGGAAATCCTCCTCCGCGCACGGAAGCGGG